In a single window of the Candidatus Melainabacteria bacterium genome:
- a CDS encoding twin-arginine translocation signal domain-containing protein — protein sequence MIFNPKELPPSHELNDPVSRRRFLQFASAAALSGLLGACHRQDQSENFITLPPGQTVARFPEKTELILLTDRPPQLETPLHYFREDLTPNDAFFVRWHYEGIPTFIDLRQFRLEVGGHVNKPLTLSLTDLKKQYEPATVVAVNQCSGNSRSSFQPRVPGGQWRNGAMGNARWTGIRLKDLLQAAGIKGGAVEVSFAGLDEAPLFNMHKFVKALSIDHAMSDEVLVAYEMNEKPLPMLNGFPLRLVVPGWYATYWVKSLKSIQVLPQKFQGFWMDKAYRIPKNEDAVETPENLAKDTVPINKMNVRSLIVSPDVNEVVRVGRPCEVQGIAFDSGSGIKKVEVSTDEGKTWQTAQLDSDKLGNFSFRRFRMSWTPPGPGTHALMSRAYSNDGKFQRSFDQWNKSGYMRNVIERWEVAVI from the coding sequence ATGATTTTCAATCCGAAAGAGTTGCCACCCTCGCATGAACTAAATGATCCCGTCAGTCGCAGGCGTTTTTTGCAATTCGCTTCGGCTGCCGCTCTGTCTGGTCTTCTAGGAGCCTGTCACAGACAAGATCAAAGTGAAAACTTCATTACCCTGCCGCCTGGTCAGACTGTAGCTCGTTTTCCTGAAAAGACCGAGCTCATTCTGTTGACCGATCGACCGCCCCAGCTCGAAACGCCCCTGCACTACTTTCGGGAGGACCTGACCCCGAATGATGCCTTCTTCGTGCGATGGCACTATGAAGGTATCCCGACTTTCATCGATCTGCGTCAGTTCAGGTTAGAAGTGGGCGGACACGTAAATAAACCGCTCACTCTCAGTTTGACCGACTTGAAAAAGCAGTACGAGCCGGCCACTGTTGTAGCAGTGAATCAGTGTTCAGGCAATTCTCGCAGTTCGTTTCAGCCGCGCGTGCCGGGCGGGCAGTGGCGCAATGGTGCAATGGGGAACGCTCGATGGACAGGTATCCGCCTTAAAGACCTTTTGCAAGCTGCCGGTATTAAGGGTGGTGCAGTAGAAGTCAGCTTCGCCGGTCTCGACGAAGCACCGCTCTTCAATATGCACAAATTCGTCAAAGCACTATCCATCGACCACGCAATGAGCGACGAGGTCCTGGTTGCTTACGAGATGAATGAGAAACCACTGCCCATGCTGAATGGATTTCCGCTGCGACTGGTGGTGCCTGGATGGTATGCCACTTACTGGGTAAAGTCTTTGAAATCAATACAGGTCTTGCCCCAGAAATTTCAGGGCTTCTGGATGGACAAGGCATACAGAATTCCAAAAAACGAAGACGCTGTCGAAACGCCGGAGAACCTGGCCAAGGATACCGTACCAATCAACAAAATGAATGTGCGCTCCTTGATCGTCAGCCCTGATGTGAATGAGGTGGTGCGTGTGGGAAGACCTTGCGAAGTGCAGGGAATCGCATTCGATTCCGGCTCAGGGATAAAGAAAGTGGAAGTCTCAACAGACGAAGGTAAAACTTGGCAGACAGCTCAGCTGGATTCGGATAAGCTGGGCAACTTTTCATTCAGACGGTTTCGCATGAGCTGGACACCGCCAGGACCGGGGACTCATGCACTGATGTCACGGGCCTACAGCAACGATGGAAAATTTCAGCGCTCATTCGACCAGTGGAATAAGAGCGGCTATATGCGTAATGTCATTGAACGCTGGGAGGTCGCTGTTATCTAA
- a CDS encoding cytochrome c: protein MGFVLVGALVLWLGRDDSKVTNASDSGKPTTLSQSEIHQIALPHDDPEFPAAPGRQIFLSRCTVCHTLRYVTMQPDFPKKVWAKEVAKMINTYGAHISGEEARQITDYLAAVKGSEGASK, encoded by the coding sequence ATGGGCTTTGTCCTTGTCGGTGCGCTCGTGCTCTGGCTCGGACGCGATGACTCAAAAGTGACCAATGCGTCTGACAGCGGAAAACCGACGACCTTATCTCAATCAGAAATTCACCAGATTGCCTTGCCGCACGATGATCCTGAATTTCCTGCCGCACCCGGGCGTCAGATTTTTCTATCAAGATGCACTGTTTGCCACACTCTTCGCTATGTGACGATGCAGCCTGACTTTCCCAAAAAAGTTTGGGCAAAAGAAGTTGCGAAAATGATCAACACATATGGTGCTCATATCTCAGGTGAGGAAGCCCGACAGATTACGGACTACCTGGCTGCTGTAAAAGGCTCTGAGGGAGCGAGCAAGTGA
- a CDS encoding c-type cytochrome, translating into MTENAQTKADSSAPQLCGGLIRAHAFAALITLVLSALFGLFVSIKMHHPDFAGNDAWLTWGRLRYNHTQGIFFGWLGNAFLMFLYYAVPKLAFRPITSRHLGWCLFALWNFAVVLPGWLLVLAGFSQSIEWGEFPLVVDAFVVIAFVLMIIQFALPLLRAKLSHLYVSGWYILGSLIFTALAYPVGNIAPQLLPGAQGAAFSGLWIHDAVGLYVTPLALAIAYLVIPLSTKKPIHSHFLSMIGFWILFFVYPLNGTHHYIYSAIPMDAQKGAIAASVYLGLDVIIVVTNLLLSLKGSGQTIKENLPLRFVWMGTILYLIVSLQGSLQALMPLNKLLHFSDWVIGHSHLAMLGFASFTAIGGIAHVWQRLPGVRFNNGALVWCYWSLLAGLVGMFSILTVAGLVESHIWQSSLPWLDSIRTVRSYWVARSIASIPVFLAFALLLAAMTTGEVVQESQSTDGSAPSFKDGESSERGSKALNMAYLSASLAGFGFFIFSFAVLGILPGAALDKEVARTKPQTMMPPTKSEENGRLVYAREGCAYCHTQQVRVVESDIQRFGAPTKAWETHYDYPHLWGTRRVGPDLARESGIRSDDWQLTHLYNPRLVVADSVMPGYPWLFEGSADKPGKEAEDLLRYVKSLGRARQLTGADSNQFTLAVNCACPDDVKKLETDVTSTDASPSRARRSSSRLAIVLPSNPEQLTTYIRQGKGVYAQNCATCHGERGEGNGPAAAILLPRPSDLTASRISTSTLSSIIMNGLPGTSMPAWRDMPQRDVESLIAFLSTLPQNEKPSLTATAAELEAGKALFAKQCVSCHGSAGDGTGPAAGAMARCPTNFHEVQPTFADAMKDIEAGVAGTGMPSWGKQLTETERLYLAHYVRSLYDGGQ; encoded by the coding sequence GTGACTGAGAACGCGCAAACCAAAGCAGATAGCAGCGCTCCACAATTGTGTGGCGGATTGATCAGGGCACATGCCTTCGCAGCCCTGATTACACTCGTTCTGTCAGCGCTTTTCGGGCTCTTTGTTTCAATCAAAATGCACCACCCTGATTTTGCCGGCAACGATGCCTGGCTTACATGGGGCAGACTGCGTTACAACCACACCCAGGGAATCTTTTTTGGTTGGCTCGGAAACGCTTTCCTGATGTTTCTTTATTACGCGGTGCCCAAACTGGCATTCCGGCCCATTACCAGCAGGCACCTGGGCTGGTGCCTGTTTGCACTATGGAATTTTGCTGTTGTTTTGCCTGGCTGGCTGCTTGTGCTTGCTGGATTCAGCCAATCGATAGAGTGGGGAGAGTTTCCGCTTGTAGTCGATGCCTTCGTTGTCATCGCTTTTGTGCTGATGATCATTCAATTCGCGTTGCCGCTCCTGAGAGCAAAACTCTCGCATCTGTATGTATCAGGCTGGTACATTCTAGGTTCGCTCATCTTCACTGCCCTTGCCTATCCAGTGGGAAATATAGCTCCACAGCTCTTGCCCGGCGCCCAAGGCGCCGCTTTCAGCGGCTTATGGATTCACGATGCAGTCGGACTTTACGTGACTCCGCTGGCTCTTGCTATTGCCTATCTGGTAATCCCTTTGTCGACAAAAAAGCCAATTCACAGCCATTTTCTTTCAATGATCGGGTTCTGGATTCTCTTTTTCGTTTATCCACTCAACGGCACGCACCATTACATATATTCGGCAATCCCTATGGATGCTCAGAAAGGTGCCATCGCCGCTTCGGTCTACCTGGGGCTGGATGTGATTATTGTGGTCACGAATCTGCTTTTGTCACTGAAAGGTTCCGGGCAAACAATCAAAGAGAATTTGCCCCTGCGATTCGTCTGGATGGGCACCATCCTTTATCTGATTGTCAGTCTGCAAGGCTCACTGCAAGCCTTGATGCCCTTGAACAAGCTGCTGCATTTCAGCGACTGGGTAATTGGACATTCGCATCTGGCAATGCTCGGCTTCGCTTCATTCACCGCAATTGGTGGCATCGCTCATGTCTGGCAGCGTCTGCCGGGCGTACGATTCAACAACGGTGCGCTGGTCTGGTGTTACTGGTCACTGCTTGCCGGTCTGGTGGGCATGTTCTCGATCCTGACCGTGGCTGGTCTGGTTGAATCTCATATCTGGCAGAGTTCGCTGCCATGGCTCGATTCGATAAGAACCGTGCGCAGTTACTGGGTGGCTCGATCTATAGCGTCGATTCCTGTATTTCTGGCTTTCGCTCTCTTGTTGGCGGCCATGACGACAGGCGAAGTGGTACAGGAATCGCAGTCGACCGACGGCAGTGCGCCCTCTTTCAAAGATGGCGAGAGCTCAGAACGCGGCAGTAAGGCACTCAATATGGCTTATCTCTCTGCGTCGCTGGCCGGATTTGGCTTCTTTATCTTCTCCTTTGCTGTGCTGGGCATCCTTCCCGGTGCGGCTCTCGATAAAGAAGTGGCTCGCACTAAACCGCAGACGATGATGCCGCCCACGAAGTCGGAAGAGAATGGACGGCTGGTCTATGCGCGTGAAGGCTGCGCTTACTGTCATACGCAACAGGTCAGGGTCGTAGAGTCAGACATCCAACGTTTCGGAGCACCTACCAAAGCCTGGGAAACCCATTATGACTATCCGCACCTCTGGGGCACCAGACGTGTCGGACCTGACCTCGCCCGCGAGTCTGGTATCAGATCGGATGACTGGCAGCTAACACATCTCTACAACCCGCGACTGGTCGTGGCAGATTCAGTAATGCCCGGCTATCCATGGTTGTTTGAGGGTAGTGCCGACAAACCTGGCAAAGAGGCAGAAGACCTTTTGCGCTATGTCAAATCGCTCGGCAGAGCCAGACAGTTGACCGGTGCAGATAGCAATCAATTTACTTTGGCTGTGAATTGTGCCTGTCCTGACGATGTAAAGAAACTGGAGACTGATGTAACTTCGACTGATGCCAGCCCTTCTCGGGCGCGACGATCAAGCTCCAGACTGGCTATTGTTTTGCCGTCCAATCCCGAACAGCTGACCACTTACATCCGACAGGGCAAAGGCGTCTACGCTCAAAATTGCGCCACCTGTCACGGCGAACGGGGCGAAGGAAATGGTCCGGCAGCAGCGATTCTTCTGCCTCGCCCCTCCGATTTAACCGCTAGCCGTATCTCGACATCCACTCTTAGCTCGATCATCATGAACGGACTGCCGGGAACTTCCATGCCGGCCTGGCGAGACATGCCCCAGCGCGACGTAGAAAGTCTTATAGCCTTTCTTTCCACCCTGCCTCAAAATGAGAAACCGTCTCTGACGGCGACTGCGGCCGAATTGGAGGCTGGAAAAGCATTGTTTGCCAAACAGTGCGTCTCTTGCCATGGTAGCGCCGGTGATGGCACAGGACCAGCAGCCGGAGCCATGGCACGTTGCCCGACCAATTTTCATGAGGTGCAACCTACTTTCGCTGATGCCATGAAAGACATCGAGGCAGGTGTCGCGGGAACCGGCATGCCTTCATGGGGAAAACAATTGACTGAAACGGAGCGGCTCTATCTGGCTCACTATGTTCGCTCCCTCTATGACGGAGGTCAGTGA
- a CDS encoding PAS domain S-box protein, whose product MNLKIWQKILLIVSLPVIFEIVFVATLATLLLQTEQLSDRFETSKSALVKFHAAQEALIQATFSLTNINKLTEQEFSREFDDLRENLRNFHKSLDMTFGVRPELKDALEPVPDLIHGGENLIDRIKKMLRGSPDERADMRRQLEASMIILVLNMKPVSDRVAQAEYSMHVNAPAELAAQRNAVMIAIGMGLIVSLIISTGAGALFFRNVARRFRIIEENAQRVALGQQLQAPLNDDDEIGELDAALHEAANLIEDARKKEFAILEQSVDVLCSLDRRLRIVDVGASVSRAWKYTPDELIGRSVLTLVPELERTRLTTLLLENMASEKEFEFECPLRTGNGNIRDILWKTSWIQADKIFYCVAHDVTERRALARQKQQLISVAGHDLRTPLTSVSSTFSLITEGARGEISEKAQKELTKASQSLERLMELVRDLLDLEKLDAGKMVLEFKSVSALDVCSAAIDSLNTLAQKLNVKIQPPWQDALMLGDERRLVQIMINFLSNAVKFSPRGGTVTVAIKGGDDFVEMSVADQGPGIPAADREMIFEKFHQSKAVTSAAPIKSTGLGLAIAKVLTEGHNGTIGVESEVGKGTRFFVRIPTFRENYSSMEIEEGS is encoded by the coding sequence ATGAATCTGAAAATTTGGCAGAAAATCCTGCTGATCGTATCCCTGCCGGTAATCTTCGAAATCGTCTTCGTTGCCACATTGGCGACTTTACTTTTACAGACTGAGCAACTGTCGGATCGTTTTGAGACGTCAAAGTCCGCTCTTGTCAAGTTTCATGCCGCGCAGGAAGCGTTGATTCAAGCGACTTTTTCGCTGACTAACATCAATAAGCTCACAGAGCAGGAGTTCTCAAGAGAGTTTGATGATCTGCGTGAGAATTTGCGCAATTTCCATAAATCATTAGATATGACTTTCGGAGTTCGCCCCGAACTCAAAGATGCACTCGAACCAGTTCCTGATTTGATTCATGGTGGCGAGAATCTCATCGATCGCATCAAGAAAATGCTGCGCGGTTCGCCCGATGAACGAGCGGATATGCGCAGACAGCTTGAAGCGTCCATGATCATTCTTGTGCTCAACATGAAACCGGTCTCGGATCGAGTCGCTCAAGCTGAGTATTCAATGCATGTGAACGCTCCAGCAGAGCTTGCCGCTCAGCGTAACGCCGTAATGATTGCAATTGGAATGGGACTGATCGTCAGTCTCATTATTTCAACAGGAGCGGGAGCACTCTTTTTTCGCAACGTCGCCAGGCGATTTCGTATTATTGAAGAAAATGCGCAGCGAGTCGCACTTGGGCAGCAGCTACAAGCACCACTCAACGATGATGACGAAATTGGAGAACTTGATGCTGCTTTGCACGAAGCAGCTAATTTGATCGAAGATGCGAGGAAAAAGGAGTTTGCCATCTTAGAGCAATCTGTCGACGTGCTCTGCTCGCTCGATAGAAGGCTGCGCATTGTCGATGTTGGAGCTTCTGTCTCCCGAGCCTGGAAATACACGCCCGATGAATTGATCGGTCGGTCTGTGCTGACGCTTGTGCCTGAGCTGGAGCGCACGAGACTGACCACGCTTTTGCTGGAGAACATGGCTTCAGAGAAAGAATTTGAGTTCGAATGCCCGCTGCGCACTGGTAATGGCAACATCAGAGACATTCTCTGGAAAACTAGTTGGATTCAAGCTGACAAAATCTTTTATTGCGTCGCTCATGATGTCACTGAAAGGCGAGCACTGGCCAGGCAGAAACAACAGCTCATCTCTGTGGCCGGGCACGATTTGAGAACGCCGCTGACATCGGTTTCGAGCACTTTTTCTTTGATTACGGAAGGAGCGCGGGGCGAAATTAGCGAAAAGGCGCAAAAGGAGCTGACCAAGGCCAGCCAGAGCCTGGAGCGACTGATGGAACTGGTAAGAGATCTGCTGGATCTCGAGAAACTGGACGCCGGAAAAATGGTGCTGGAATTTAAGAGCGTGAGCGCGCTCGATGTTTGCAGCGCTGCAATCGATTCACTCAATACTCTGGCGCAGAAACTCAATGTAAAAATTCAACCACCGTGGCAAGACGCTCTTATGCTCGGCGATGAACGGCGTCTTGTGCAAATCATGATCAATTTCCTTTCCAACGCAGTCAAGTTTTCGCCGCGTGGCGGCACAGTCACAGTTGCCATCAAAGGCGGTGACGATTTTGTCGAGATGAGTGTAGCCGACCAGGGTCCCGGCATTCCCGCAGCCGACAGAGAGATGATTTTCGAGAAGTTCCATCAATCGAAAGCCGTAACATCAGCGGCGCCTATCAAGAGCACCGGATTGGGACTGGCAATTGCAAAGGTATTGACCGAAGGGCACAACGGCACTATCGGCGTCGAAAGCGAAGTCGGCAAAGGAACGAGATTTTTCGTCAGGATTCCAACCTTCAGAGAGAATTACAGCTCAATGGAGATAGAAGAAGGGTCATGA
- a CDS encoding PAS domain S-box protein — protein sequence MKLTTQAFIVIFCPVAFQLLLVATLLILIAQAQQDAERNIHSESVMNECNLIVMRVFEGVGALAMLHKQQASLLTPSVGEAKDAFQAQVDKVHDLIVNDPLQADNDALFIREAQGVADLTEKIHPHGTYDSSTAARHLLVAISRIIQTEGQKMQVATKVKEDRRNLAKVVLISFAAFGIVVSAVVAIVCALRLKRMIAHMTENAGRFARREPLEPPLEGSDEVARVDQNIHAMDVAIEEILTKARNLIDNAADLVCSVDRDGYFLRVNRFCRRLLGREPETLIDTPVIDLVINEDCALADEQINKSFESILGNQFELRLKFLEDRIVDTSWSTFYSRQDKSLFCVVADVTERKNIERLKQDFIGMISHDLRTPLMSIASSIALVQSGALGNCSESVMRDLNGAEKTVDRLIAMINDLLDFEKMEAGKMQFNMAPVEMDEVIEEAFREVETLAGSKRIRLETDGSGVAVSGDREKLIQLLVNLLGNAIRYSPEGAPVTVQCRQTNQTAEISVRDEGPGVPEGFHESVFAPFESAPGSKQTSEGGTGLGLAICKLITEGHNGEIGVRNRKERGSEFWFKLTATKKNAAR from the coding sequence ATGAAACTTACCACACAAGCTTTCATCGTCATCTTCTGCCCGGTGGCTTTTCAGCTGCTCCTCGTGGCTACATTACTGATTCTCATCGCGCAAGCACAGCAAGATGCTGAACGCAACATTCACTCGGAATCAGTCATGAATGAATGCAATCTGATCGTCATGCGCGTATTCGAAGGTGTCGGTGCCCTGGCTATGCTGCATAAACAGCAAGCGTCACTCCTCACGCCTTCAGTAGGCGAGGCCAAAGATGCTTTTCAAGCACAGGTTGATAAAGTGCACGATCTGATCGTGAACGATCCCCTGCAAGCCGACAATGACGCGCTCTTTATTCGAGAAGCTCAAGGTGTAGCTGACCTGACCGAAAAGATTCATCCCCACGGCACATACGATAGCTCAACAGCAGCCAGGCATCTGCTTGTCGCAATATCGCGCATTATCCAGACCGAAGGTCAAAAGATGCAGGTGGCTACAAAAGTAAAGGAAGATAGACGCAATCTGGCAAAAGTAGTGCTTATTTCTTTTGCGGCCTTTGGCATCGTCGTAAGCGCTGTAGTGGCGATTGTTTGCGCTCTCAGATTGAAGAGAATGATTGCCCACATGACCGAAAACGCAGGGCGCTTCGCTCGTCGCGAACCGCTCGAGCCGCCGCTTGAGGGATCCGACGAGGTAGCGCGGGTCGATCAGAACATTCATGCAATGGATGTTGCCATCGAAGAAATTTTGACAAAGGCACGCAACTTGATCGATAACGCTGCCGACCTGGTGTGCTCGGTAGACAGAGATGGATACTTCCTGCGCGTCAATCGTTTCTGCCGCCGATTGCTCGGGCGGGAGCCTGAAACCCTGATAGACACACCAGTAATCGACCTTGTTATCAACGAAGACTGCGCGCTTGCCGACGAACAGATCAACAAGTCATTCGAGAGCATCCTGGGCAACCAGTTCGAACTCAGACTCAAGTTTCTTGAAGATAGAATCGTGGACACATCGTGGTCGACATTCTATTCACGACAGGACAAAAGCTTGTTCTGTGTGGTTGCTGACGTGACTGAGCGCAAAAACATCGAACGTTTAAAGCAAGACTTCATCGGCATGATCAGCCACGACCTGAGAACTCCGCTTATGTCTATCGCCAGTTCCATTGCACTGGTGCAGAGCGGCGCCCTGGGCAACTGTTCCGAATCGGTGATGCGAGATCTAAATGGTGCCGAAAAAACAGTCGACAGATTAATCGCAATGATCAACGACTTGCTTGACTTTGAAAAGATGGAAGCCGGAAAGATGCAGTTCAATATGGCTCCTGTGGAAATGGATGAGGTCATAGAGGAAGCTTTTAGAGAAGTCGAAACTCTTGCCGGCAGCAAACGAATACGGCTGGAAACCGATGGAAGTGGTGTTGCTGTTTCAGGTGATAGAGAGAAGTTGATACAACTGCTGGTCAATTTACTTGGCAACGCCATCCGCTACTCGCCTGAAGGCGCACCAGTGACGGTGCAGTGCCGGCAGACAAATCAGACGGCCGAGATATCCGTTAGAGATGAAGGCCCGGGTGTACCGGAAGGTTTCCACGAAAGTGTCTTTGCTCCATTCGAGAGCGCGCCCGGCAGTAAACAGACGAGCGAAGGCGGCACGGGGCTTGGTCTGGCCATCTGTAAGCTCATTACGGAAGGGCACAATGGCGAAATCGGTGTGCGCAATCGCAAAGAACGCGGCAGCGAATTCTGGTTCAAACTTACAGCGACAAAGAAAAATGCGGCCCGTTAG
- the rnd gene encoding ribonuclease D: MSIITDRSKLEKLCQEIDTSGRCAIDLEFIPERTFEPVLCLVQVATDQSAHIIDPLALPDLRILWERICDPAILVILHAANQDLDLVYGLSGLIPQNIFDTQIGAGFGGFGYPIGYGKLLNQLLGVTIAKTESFTDWLGRPLTESQIEYALEDVCHLLPMYDKLCGVLRDQGRLSWAEEECKRYVTAEKYQRDRGNDYLRIKGASGLNRRGLAVLQALTDWRNKEAVRTNKPTKSILADNSLVEVSRRPPQSIADIQRIRGIRPDQIRIFGQPILKAVEKGMQVPESELPSWPSSRIPPKREVLLADYLFAILKVIAYNADIATELVCTRDDLQALVRAHREKALNKSPLPLLQGWRRDMAGDNLIKLLDGEALTVTVDNSADPPIQFNR, from the coding sequence ATGTCCATCATCACCGATCGCTCCAAACTGGAAAAGCTCTGCCAGGAAATCGATACTAGCGGCAGATGTGCAATTGATCTGGAATTTATTCCGGAACGAACGTTCGAGCCTGTCCTCTGTCTTGTGCAGGTGGCGACCGATCAATCTGCCCATATCATCGACCCGCTCGCCCTGCCCGATTTGAGAATCCTCTGGGAACGTATCTGCGATCCGGCCATCCTCGTTATCCTTCATGCCGCAAACCAGGACCTGGATCTTGTTTATGGTCTATCGGGGCTGATTCCTCAAAATATTTTCGACACTCAAATTGGAGCTGGCTTTGGTGGTTTTGGTTATCCGATCGGTTATGGCAAATTACTCAATCAGCTTTTGGGTGTCACAATCGCCAAGACAGAGAGCTTCACTGATTGGCTGGGTCGCCCGCTTACCGAATCACAGATAGAGTATGCGCTTGAAGACGTCTGTCATCTCTTGCCTATGTACGACAAGCTGTGCGGTGTGCTTCGCGATCAGGGCAGACTTTCATGGGCTGAAGAAGAGTGCAAGCGATACGTCACAGCCGAAAAGTATCAACGAGATCGCGGTAACGATTATTTGCGCATTAAGGGGGCGAGCGGATTGAATCGCCGGGGGCTGGCGGTTTTACAGGCGCTTACCGACTGGCGAAACAAAGAAGCTGTGCGCACAAACAAACCGACAAAGTCGATCCTGGCTGACAACTCTCTTGTCGAAGTCAGTCGCAGACCACCACAAAGCATCGCTGACATTCAGAGAATTCGCGGAATCAGACCCGATCAGATTCGCATTTTTGGCCAGCCTATCTTGAAGGCCGTAGAAAAAGGCATGCAAGTGCCGGAGTCGGAACTGCCTTCCTGGCCGAGCTCTCGCATTCCCCCCAAAAGAGAAGTCCTACTTGCCGACTATTTGTTTGCCATCTTGAAAGTAATTGCCTACAACGCGGATATCGCCACTGAACTGGTTTGTACTCGTGATGACTTGCAAGCGCTTGTGCGTGCACACCGCGAGAAGGCGCTGAACAAATCACCTTTGCCCTTGCTTCAGGGTTGGAGGCGTGATATGGCTGGCGATAACTTGATCAAGCTGCTGGATGGTGAAGCCTTGACGGTAACCGTAGATAACAGCGCCGACCCGCCGATCCAGTTCAATCGTTAG
- a CDS encoding acyl-CoA dehydrogenase, giving the protein MTTDPNKDVSFAETALRLGGKTEEEATKTGAMDRADDQVESMFAEEYKTVNSPIHRAVWDDNVPIDLFSTPKVEDVDTSIPAMRKCIEVLQKHQKNKTVYDANGKVSDQILRDLGEVGYWGMLIPKKYGGQGATVRQFMSFLSEVATIDPTCAGLASVHGCIGAVDPVNSFGTEEQKKRFLPLLASGETLSAFALTEPWAGSDLTALRTTAVLKGDNYVVNGEKVFITNAIPGRTVGIVCLIDGKPAALIADLPKQENEHFKIHHYGLHALKHAFNNGLIFKDFLVPKENLLVPPIGDGLTVAYHGLNLGRLALCANAAGVMKVMLANMLPWAHFRETYGNAIETRELIKRRIARCAALICGATAMYQWGSWLLDKGYRGELECVIAKIFGSEAEKEVAIELFMKTHGGRSFVHGHLFGDNVHDFLAPCIYEGEGEILGMAFFKSLAKNHGQKYFEPVGKALLREKIKSFNPMNPAHAWALRNEMIPYATWRMGKMFTGADQHQIPGINPKLQTHVDFAMEMLNSSPIELSEAMVKHQLKLADRQCRIAEMSQRVQDTIIILVTSLWAHQQGDETIIAAADILCQDLTRKLTGERPSDQYFRACGKLADMIIAGGMPSLNGIHQDEIIFPYTNKTETKEKSKVGA; this is encoded by the coding sequence ATGACAACGGATCCTAATAAAGACGTCAGTTTCGCCGAAACCGCACTACGGTTGGGCGGCAAGACCGAGGAAGAAGCGACAAAGACAGGCGCAATGGACCGCGCTGACGACCAGGTCGAGTCGATGTTCGCGGAGGAATACAAAACCGTCAATAGCCCTATCCACCGGGCAGTTTGGGACGATAATGTGCCGATAGACCTGTTCAGCACGCCGAAAGTGGAAGACGTCGATACTTCCATTCCGGCTATGCGCAAGTGCATTGAGGTGTTGCAGAAGCACCAGAAGAACAAAACTGTCTATGACGCAAACGGTAAGGTATCGGATCAGATTTTGCGAGACCTTGGTGAGGTCGGTTACTGGGGGATGCTTATCCCCAAGAAATATGGCGGACAGGGCGCGACGGTACGTCAATTTATGTCCTTCCTCTCCGAAGTTGCCACCATCGATCCGACCTGCGCGGGTCTGGCTTCGGTGCACGGATGTATCGGTGCAGTCGACCCGGTCAACTCATTCGGAACTGAAGAGCAGAAGAAGAGATTCCTGCCGCTTCTTGCCTCCGGCGAGACTCTGTCAGCTTTTGCGCTAACTGAGCCGTGGGCTGGGTCAGACTTGACGGCCCTTCGCACCACAGCCGTTCTCAAAGGTGACAATTATGTGGTCAATGGAGAGAAAGTCTTCATCACCAATGCCATACCAGGCAGAACCGTCGGAATCGTCTGCTTGATCGATGGTAAACCAGCGGCCTTGATTGCAGATCTACCCAAACAAGAAAACGAGCATTTCAAAATTCACCACTACGGACTGCACGCTCTAAAACATGCATTCAATAATGGTCTCATCTTCAAAGACTTTCTCGTGCCAAAAGAAAATCTCTTAGTGCCTCCTATCGGCGATGGTTTGACGGTTGCTTATCATGGTCTAAACCTCGGTCGCTTGGCATTATGTGCCAATGCTGCGGGTGTGATGAAAGTAATGCTTGCAAACATGTTACCTTGGGCACATTTTCGCGAGACTTATGGTAATGCGATTGAAACACGCGAGCTGATTAAGCGAAGAATCGCACGCTGTGCGGCTTTGATCTGTGGCGCGACGGCAATGTACCAGTGGGGATCATGGCTGCTCGATAAGGGCTATCGCGGCGAACTGGAATGCGTGATTGCAAAAATCTTCGGCAGTGAAGCAGAGAAGGAAGTCGCCATCGAGCTTTTCATGAAGACACACGGTGGCAGATCTTTCGTGCATGGTCATCTGTTCGGCGATAACGTGCACGACTTCCTGGCACCATGCATCTACGAAGGCGAAGGCGAAATTCTTGGCATGGCATTTTTCAAGTCTCTGGCCAAAAATCACGGACAGAAATATTTTGAGCCTGTAGGCAAAGCATTGCTGCGTGAAAAGATCAAGAGCTTCAATCCCATGAATCCTGCACATGCATGGGCTTTGCGCAATGAGATGATTCCGTATGCGACGTGGCGGATGGGCAAGATGTTCACCGGCGCCGATCAGCATCAGATACCAGGCATTAATCCGAAGCTGCAGACGCATGTCGACTTTGCAATGGAAATGTTGAATTCAAGCCCTATCGAATTGAGCGAAGCTATGGTAAAGCATCAGCTGAAACTGGCTGACCGTCAGTGTCGCATCGCCGAGATGTCGCAAAGAGTACAAGACACGATAATTATTTTGGTGACATCTTTGTGGGCGCATCAACAGGGTGATGAGACGATAATCGCCGCAGCAGACATCTTATGTCAGGATCTGACTCGCAAGCTCACCGGTGAGCGTCCGTCAGATCAATATTTCCGCGCTTGCGGAAAACTCGCGGATATGATTATCGCCGGCGGAATGCCTTCCTTGAATGGCATCCATCAAGACGAAATCATCTTCCCCTACACAAACAAAACAGAAACGAAAGAAAAGTCAAAGGTTGGTGCTTAG